The Paenibacillus sp. RUD330 genome has a segment encoding these proteins:
- a CDS encoding response regulator transcription factor yields MQEYTIAVVDDDPHIRELVEAYLRKENYRTIGLGSGEAALELLEGDPPHMWVLDLMLPGMDGYELCRRIRDTAEVPIIMISAKDNEVDKILGLELGSDDYLVKPFSPRELVARVKRQLQRLRRLQGMEEAPASAVRIDAGPLLLLPEERRVFWHREEVDLTSKEYALLQLFAERPNRAYTREELLVQVWGDDYFGSDRAVDHLLKRLRKKIAGLPVEAVWGHGYRLRAEEGGARHEAAPSN; encoded by the coding sequence GTGCAGGAATATACGATTGCCGTCGTGGATGACGATCCCCATATACGCGAATTAGTCGAAGCTTATCTGCGCAAGGAAAATTACCGTACGATCGGGCTCGGCTCGGGCGAGGCCGCCTTGGAGCTGCTTGAAGGCGATCCCCCTCATATGTGGGTGCTCGATCTCATGCTGCCCGGCATGGATGGCTACGAGCTGTGCCGCCGCATCCGCGACACGGCGGAGGTGCCGATCATCATGATCTCCGCCAAGGACAACGAGGTCGACAAAATTCTCGGACTCGAGCTCGGCAGCGACGATTATCTCGTCAAGCCGTTCAGCCCGCGCGAGCTCGTCGCCCGCGTCAAGCGCCAGCTGCAGCGGCTCCGCCGGCTGCAAGGCATGGAGGAAGCGCCGGCATCCGCCGTCCGCATCGATGCGGGGCCGCTGCTTCTTTTGCCCGAGGAAAGAAGGGTATTCTGGCATCGCGAGGAGGTCGACCTCACCTCCAAGGAATATGCGCTGCTCCAGCTGTTCGCCGAGCGCCCGAACCGCGCCTACACGAGAGAAGAGCTGCTCGTGCAAGTATGGGGCGACGATTATTTCGGCAGCGACCGGGCGGTCGACCATCTGCTCAAGAGACTCCGCAAAAAGATCGCCGGGCTGCCCGTCGAGGCGGTCTGGGGACACGGCTACCGGCTGCGCGCCGAGGAAGGGGGAGCCCGCCATGAAGCTGCTCCATCAAATTAA
- a CDS encoding HAMP domain-containing sensor histidine kinase — MKLLHQINLAFGAVLIVVLGTAALLIHFVLLDHFIGSQKQELRTMGASIASSLEVTQAQASFSSTGMAAVRPTDTMKPDLSIGSIGKSPLIATARDNSGSSETGAKTYRPQPRSTVLTAADVQAIVTDPSGKIVTDSVALPSGMAASFVPAELQGVRLSSQSAQAMQATMTLKELWTGADSRYMVQVNEVPQGTLTLLAPMSKVKALEKALFGRLLFVLAGGGVLVLLLSLFITKKLIRPLMELREELKKVKQRQFAEVRLIRAGGEIGSVARTVHELAGELDRYNRVQKQFFQNASHELKTPLMSIAGYAEGIRDGVFEGEGSRRGLDIILSESGRLKKLVSEMTLLAKLDSEEDIFRSAPVPLRELVDEARERMNPMLMKKGLKLVVEAGPDAAEALTVEADKDKLLQALLNIVANAARHARSIITIRIESDSKGIQLTVADDGSGFPESLLPQLFHRFVKGKDGDTGLGLAISRAIVERSGGFIRAGNQASGGAVISMGFPPSG; from the coding sequence ATGAAGCTGCTCCATCAAATTAACCTCGCCTTCGGAGCGGTGCTGATCGTCGTGCTCGGGACGGCCGCGCTCCTGATCCATTTCGTTCTGCTCGACCATTTCATCGGCTCGCAGAAACAGGAGCTGCGGACGATGGGAGCGAGCATCGCCTCTTCCCTGGAGGTCACGCAGGCACAGGCTTCCTTCAGCAGCACCGGGATGGCCGCGGTCCGTCCGACGGATACGATGAAGCCCGATTTGTCGATCGGGAGCATCGGGAAGAGCCCGCTGATCGCCACGGCCAGGGACAATTCCGGAAGCAGCGAGACGGGCGCGAAGACCTACAGGCCGCAGCCTCGGTCAACGGTTCTGACTGCGGCCGACGTGCAGGCGATCGTGACCGATCCAAGCGGCAAAATCGTGACCGACAGCGTCGCCCTCCCCTCCGGCATGGCCGCCTCGTTCGTGCCGGCCGAGCTGCAGGGAGTCCGTCTTTCCTCGCAATCTGCGCAGGCCATGCAAGCGACCATGACGCTGAAGGAGCTGTGGACAGGCGCGGACAGCCGCTACATGGTCCAGGTCAATGAGGTTCCGCAGGGCACGCTCACCCTGCTCGCGCCGATGAGCAAGGTGAAGGCGCTGGAGAAAGCGCTGTTCGGACGCCTGCTCTTTGTGCTGGCAGGCGGAGGCGTCCTCGTCCTGCTGCTCAGCCTGTTCATTACGAAGAAGCTCATCCGTCCTCTCATGGAGCTGCGGGAGGAGCTTAAGAAGGTCAAGCAGCGCCAGTTCGCCGAAGTCCGGCTGATCCGAGCCGGCGGCGAGATCGGCTCCGTCGCCCGCACCGTCCATGAGCTAGCCGGGGAACTGGACCGCTACAACCGCGTGCAGAAGCAGTTTTTCCAGAACGCGTCCCATGAGCTCAAGACTCCGCTCATGTCGATCGCCGGTTATGCCGAGGGCATCCGCGACGGCGTATTCGAAGGCGAGGGCTCCCGGCGCGGCCTCGACATCATTCTCAGCGAGAGCGGACGGCTCAAGAAGCTCGTCTCCGAGATGACGCTGCTCGCCAAGCTCGACAGCGAGGAGGATATATTCCGCTCCGCTCCGGTGCCGCTGCGGGAGCTGGTCGACGAGGCGCGCGAGCGGATGAACCCGATGCTGATGAAGAAAGGGCTCAAGCTTGTCGTGGAAGCCGGGCCGGATGCGGCCGAAGCGCTGACGGTCGAGGCGGACAAGGACAAGCTGCTGCAGGCGCTGCTCAACATCGTCGCCAATGCGGCCCGGCATGCCCGAAGCATCATTACGATCCGGATCGAGTCCGACTCCAAGGGCATCCAGCTCACGGTCGCGGACGACGGCTCCGGCTTTCCCGAATCGCTGCTTCCCCAGCTGTTCCACCGCTTCGTCAAAGGCAAGGACGGCGACACCGGCCTCGGCCTCGCCATCTCCCGCGCCATTGTGGAACGCTCCGGCGGATTCATCCGGGCCGGGAACCAGGCAAGCGGCGGAGCCGTCATCTCCATGGGCTTCCCTCCTTCCGGCTAG
- a CDS encoding carbohydrate ABC transporter permease, with protein sequence MSLTPKQAQSAAPTGRSRDKLQQWAAGIVLTVFGVAMILPFIWMLLSSFKTEGEIKRIPPTLWPEAFTFDNFGKLFTEMDFGTYLTNTLLITLFSFVGLLLNAMAGFGFAKYSFKGREKMFLLVLATMMIPGQVTMIPVYLILNSVSLTNTMLGIVLPGFTSAFGIFLFRQFMSTLPDEIMEATRLDGASEFRLFAQIVLPMSKPILAVQAILTFIGGWNSFLWPLIIANDEKLYTLSVGLSLLKGQHGTNFALQMAGAAFMVVPIMIIFVFFQKHIIENYNISGMK encoded by the coding sequence ATGTCCTTGACACCTAAACAAGCGCAATCGGCAGCCCCGACCGGCCGCTCGCGGGATAAGCTGCAGCAGTGGGCCGCCGGCATCGTGCTGACCGTATTCGGCGTCGCGATGATTTTGCCGTTCATCTGGATGCTGCTCTCCTCGTTCAAGACGGAAGGGGAGATCAAGCGCATTCCGCCGACTCTGTGGCCGGAAGCCTTCACGTTCGACAACTTCGGCAAGCTGTTCACCGAGATGGACTTCGGCACCTACCTGACCAACACGCTGCTCATCACGCTGTTCTCCTTCGTCGGGCTGCTGCTGAACGCGATGGCCGGCTTCGGCTTCGCCAAGTACAGCTTCAAGGGACGCGAGAAAATGTTCCTGCTCGTGCTCGCCACGATGATGATACCGGGCCAGGTGACGATGATTCCGGTCTACCTGATCCTGAACAGCGTGAGCCTCACCAACACGATGCTCGGCATCGTGCTGCCGGGCTTCACGAGCGCCTTCGGCATCTTCCTGTTCCGGCAGTTCATGTCGACGCTGCCCGATGAGATCATGGAGGCGACACGCCTCGACGGGGCGAGCGAATTCCGGCTGTTCGCCCAGATCGTCCTGCCGATGTCCAAGCCGATTCTGGCCGTGCAGGCGATCCTCACGTTCATCGGGGGCTGGAACAGCTTCCTGTGGCCGCTCATCATCGCCAACGACGAGAAGCTGTACACCCTCTCGGTCGGCCTGTCGCTGCTGAAGGGCCAGCACGGAACCAACTTCGCGCTGCAGATGGCGGGAGCGGCATTCATGGTCGTTCCGATCATGATCATCTTCGTCTTCTTCCAGAAGCATATCATCGAGAATTACAATATTTCGGGCATGAAATAA